A portion of the Natronococcus sp. AD-5 genome contains these proteins:
- a CDS encoding acetamidase/formamidase family protein, producing MAQQEVQQKLFVDRYTLGLVGPEREWAGTVADGGTIETYTPPGCWGPMITPEFRGGHEVTRPIRVENAEVGDAVALKIRGVEVTSLATSTGSMRERTAAFGDDPFVDHRCPECGTEWPESVVEGTGEDAIRCAECGANASSFGFEYGYTVAFDEDRTVGLTMDESGAHELAEDAEELMDIPENSRQHPILLYEPSEMPGTLGRLRPFIGNVGTTPAVEIPDSHNAGDFGQFLLDTDHDWGLESEEELEERTDGHMDIPEVRAGATLVCPVKVDGAGVYVGDLHANQGDGELSLHTTDVSGTVTMDVEVIKGLEIDGPILLPNAEDLPFISRPYSEDELEAGRELADEHGVALEDDTGPIQVVGTGATINDATENAFDRAGTLLEMSEGEVRSRCTFTGGVQIGRLPGVVQLDMLAPMDVLEERGIAHLVRERYEEER from the coding sequence ATGGCTCAACAAGAGGTTCAACAGAAACTGTTCGTCGACCGGTACACGCTCGGACTCGTCGGCCCCGAGCGGGAGTGGGCGGGGACCGTCGCCGACGGCGGCACGATCGAGACGTACACGCCGCCGGGCTGCTGGGGCCCGATGATCACGCCGGAGTTCCGCGGCGGGCACGAGGTCACCCGGCCGATCCGCGTCGAGAACGCCGAGGTCGGCGACGCCGTCGCGCTGAAGATCAGGGGCGTCGAGGTGACCTCGCTCGCGACGAGTACGGGCTCGATGCGCGAGCGGACGGCGGCCTTCGGCGACGACCCGTTCGTCGATCACCGCTGTCCGGAATGCGGGACCGAGTGGCCCGAGTCGGTCGTCGAGGGGACCGGCGAGGACGCGATCCGCTGCGCGGAGTGCGGGGCGAACGCCTCCTCGTTCGGCTTCGAGTACGGCTACACCGTCGCCTTCGACGAGGACCGCACCGTCGGGCTCACGATGGACGAATCGGGCGCTCACGAACTCGCGGAGGACGCCGAAGAGCTGATGGACATTCCTGAGAACTCGCGCCAGCACCCGATCCTGCTGTACGAACCCTCGGAGATGCCCGGCACGCTCGGTCGGCTGCGTCCGTTCATCGGGAACGTCGGCACCACGCCCGCCGTGGAGATTCCCGACTCGCACAACGCGGGCGACTTCGGCCAGTTCCTGCTCGACACCGACCACGACTGGGGACTCGAGTCCGAAGAAGAACTCGAGGAGCGCACCGACGGCCACATGGACATCCCCGAGGTCCGAGCCGGCGCGACGCTCGTCTGTCCGGTGAAGGTCGACGGCGCGGGCGTCTACGTCGGCGACCTCCACGCGAACCAGGGCGACGGTGAGCTCTCCCTGCACACGACCGACGTCAGCGGAACCGTGACGATGGACGTCGAGGTCATCAAGGGTCTCGAAATCGACGGCCCGATCCTCCTGCCCAACGCGGAGGACCTGCCGTTCATCAGCCGGCCCTACAGCGAGGACGAACTCGAAGCGGGGCGCGAACTCGCCGACGAACACGGCGTCGCCCTGGAGGACGATACGGGCCCGATCCAGGTCGTCGGGACGGGTGCGACGATCAACGACGCGACCGAGAACGCCTTCGACCGGGCCGGCACGCTACTCGAGATGAGCGAGGGCGAGGTCCGCTCGCGGTGTACGTTCACCGGCGGCGTCCAGATCGGTCGGCTGCCGGGCGTCGTGCAGCTCGACATGCTTGCACCGATGGACGTCCTCGAGGAGCGAGGCATCGCTCACCTGGTCCGAGAACGGTACGAGGAAGAGCGCTGA
- a CDS encoding phosphoribosylaminoimidazolesuccinocarboxamide synthase: MTSVKEFHIEEEATSNSLGRGSFVFTDDYSVFDWGKMPDQIPDKGASLCTMGAFNFELLEDAGVPTHYRGVVENGEVLSLQDASRPPWQMAIDLTQVPDLPNEGLEYDYDHYHDAAGENYLIPLEIVFRNRVPVGSSLRRRTDPADHGLSLEEWPEDAVDLGEPIVEFSTKYEESDRYLDREEADAIAGTADIAELESIAREVNRVVTDQAAETELLHEDGKIECLYFDGEVRVADVVGTFDENRFSYGETQLSKEVLRQYHKRTQPEWVQAVKAAKARAKRDGVADWKSLCDLEPKPLDERVLKTARDMYCAGTNTYTGLDVFDASPLSSAVGSVQGL, from the coding sequence GTGACGAGCGTCAAAGAGTTCCACATCGAGGAGGAAGCGACGTCAAACAGCCTCGGACGGGGCTCGTTCGTTTTCACCGACGACTACTCCGTGTTCGACTGGGGGAAGATGCCCGACCAGATCCCCGACAAGGGGGCCAGCCTCTGTACGATGGGCGCCTTTAATTTCGAGCTTCTGGAGGACGCGGGCGTCCCGACCCACTACCGCGGCGTCGTCGAGAACGGCGAGGTCCTGTCGCTGCAGGACGCCTCGCGACCGCCCTGGCAGATGGCAATCGACCTCACGCAGGTGCCGGACCTCCCCAACGAGGGGCTGGAGTACGACTACGACCACTACCACGACGCGGCCGGGGAGAACTACCTGATTCCGCTCGAGATCGTCTTCCGCAACCGCGTCCCCGTGGGCTCGAGTCTCCGCCGCCGGACGGACCCCGCCGACCACGGGCTCTCGCTCGAGGAGTGGCCCGAGGACGCGGTCGACCTCGGGGAGCCGATCGTCGAGTTCTCCACGAAGTACGAGGAGAGCGACCGCTACCTCGACCGCGAGGAAGCCGACGCCATCGCCGGCACGGCGGATATCGCGGAACTCGAGTCGATCGCCCGCGAGGTCAACCGGGTCGTCACCGACCAGGCCGCCGAGACCGAACTGCTCCACGAGGACGGCAAGATCGAGTGTCTCTACTTCGACGGCGAGGTCCGGGTCGCCGACGTCGTCGGCACGTTCGACGAGAACCGCTTCAGCTACGGCGAAACCCAGCTCTCGAAGGAGGTCCTGCGCCAGTACCACAAGCGCACTCAGCCCGAGTGGGTTCAGGCCGTCAAGGCCGCGAAAGCCCGGGCGAAACGGGACGGCGTCGCCGACTGGAAATCGCTCTGCGACCTCGAGCCGAAGCCCCTCGACGAGCGCGTGTTGAAGACCGCGCGAGACATGTACTGCGCCGGCACCAACACCTACACCGGACTGGACGTCTTCGACGCGTCGCCGCTGTCGAGTGCAGTGGGCTCCGTGCAGGGGCTGTAG
- a CDS encoding sensor histidine kinase — translation MEIPEGLGFRVLDDLPLNVAVLDADGAILATNEAWDALDADELRPPTGSVGANYLSICDAADEPTADDVADGVRSVLDGERERVALEYPSHAPQRRRWFQVTAKGTAHEDERYAIVTYRNVTERKENQRQVEESNERLQQFAYAVSHDLQEPLRMITSYLELLERRYGDELGEDGEEFIEFAVDGAERMRAMIEGLLEYSRVETRGDPFEPVDLDPLLEEIRTDLQVAIEETDGELTVESLPTVSGDRSQLRQLFQNLLENAITYSGDEPPQIRVKAERSDGEWIVAVSDNGIGIDPEDQERIFDVFDRLHSREEYDGTGIGLALCERIAERHGGSIEVESEPGEGTTFFVTLPGP, via the coding sequence ATGGAGATACCCGAGGGACTCGGCTTCCGCGTCCTCGACGATCTGCCGCTGAACGTCGCGGTACTGGACGCTGACGGGGCGATTCTCGCGACGAACGAGGCGTGGGACGCGCTCGACGCGGACGAGCTTCGGCCGCCGACCGGCAGCGTCGGTGCGAACTACCTCAGTATCTGTGACGCCGCCGACGAGCCGACCGCGGACGACGTCGCGGACGGGGTCCGCTCCGTTCTCGACGGCGAGCGGGAGCGAGTCGCGCTCGAGTATCCCTCCCACGCGCCGCAGCGCCGGCGGTGGTTCCAGGTGACCGCGAAGGGAACCGCGCACGAGGACGAGCGGTACGCGATCGTCACCTACCGGAACGTTACCGAACGCAAGGAGAACCAGCGCCAGGTCGAGGAGTCGAACGAGCGCCTCCAGCAGTTCGCCTACGCCGTCTCGCACGACTTGCAGGAGCCGCTGCGGATGATCACGAGCTACCTCGAGCTGCTCGAGCGCCGGTACGGCGACGAACTCGGGGAGGACGGCGAGGAGTTCATCGAGTTCGCGGTCGACGGCGCCGAACGGATGCGGGCGATGATCGAGGGGCTCCTCGAGTACTCTCGGGTCGAGACGCGGGGCGATCCGTTCGAGCCGGTCGATCTGGATCCGCTCCTCGAGGAGATCCGCACGGACCTGCAGGTGGCGATCGAGGAGACCGACGGCGAGCTCACGGTCGAGTCGCTGCCGACGGTCTCGGGCGATCGGAGTCAGCTGCGACAGCTCTTCCAGAACTTGCTGGAGAACGCGATCACGTACAGCGGCGACGAACCGCCGCAGATCCGCGTGAAAGCCGAGCGGAGCGACGGCGAGTGGATCGTCGCCGTCAGCGACAACGGCATCGGCATCGACCCGGAGGATCAGGAGCGGATCTTCGACGTCTTCGATCGGCTCCACAGCCGCGAGGAGTACGACGGAACCGGCATCGGGCTCGCCCTCTGTGAGCGCATCGCCGAGCGCCACGGCGGGAGTATCGAGGTCGAATCCGAACCCGGCGAGGGGACGACCTTTTTCGTGACGCTCCCGGGTCCTTGA